One part of the Vitis riparia cultivar Riparia Gloire de Montpellier isolate 1030 chromosome 8, EGFV_Vit.rip_1.0, whole genome shotgun sequence genome encodes these proteins:
- the LOC117919548 gene encoding uncharacterized protein LOC117919548 yields MAKFDPWPVFFRREWNRNWPFLVGFAITGTIITKFSLGLTEEDAKNSPFVQRHKR; encoded by the exons ATGGCGAAATTCGATCCCTGGCCGGTGTTTTTCAGGAGAGAATGGAACCGTAACTGGCCATTCTTGGTTGGATTCGCCATAACTGGCACCATCATCACCAAGTTCTCTCTTGGCCTCACTG AGGAGGATGCCAAGAACTCTCCCTTCGTGCAGAGGCACAAGAG GTGA
- the LOC117921204 gene encoding uncharacterized protein LOC117921204 isoform X3 — protein MASDSDPSINSNDSSSYFQQTVCLQDWWLIKSKKGFEGKRLAVAGLSSKEQRAVRVFSSAPIIKRYDVFTLETADGITVIIKGFINKLRTNENGFPSEVFNHFLFGFPPHWEEYAEKCFEGGSTSGFVPRSNPGVVSISIHDLDKLMMDSEKETNQCKKAINEARHENSEDVVEMKRKNNERSSPFEACENQDEGNLNRSSLTASAQSGKKMYISEDIPCQSEGQVSKCQSRKSNRKWQEGQKAEIGLKTKRKSFISVPVGFDHVNNTIGNISHEIGGESISNLSDVGPQEHHNITVEKLDDECLKDGSQQNSEFPPAYTNAKCKQNHENIMIQAKIQSKNTNESVRPSTRPGQANQKINLKTPVGERASSSGKKTKRKLDYNIQVTHPSIKERTEVSIVSPELLSLKRSRSGRLLLPSLDFWRNQKAVYDADRRITGIQEVLHVVEPSRGYIIVSAYASKM, from the exons ATGGCTTCGGACTCTGATCCAAGCATCAACAGCAACGATTCATCATCTTATTTTCAACAAACA GTTTGTTTGCAAGATTGGTGGTTGATCAAGTCCAAGAAGGGCTTCGAAGGGAAACGACTAGCGGTTGCGGGGTTGTCCTCAAAGGA GCAACGAGCTGTGCGAGTGTTTTCATCTGCACCAATTATCAAGAGATATGATGTATTCACTCTTGAGACTGCTGATGGAATAACTGTCATTATCAAGGGCTTCATAAACAAGTTACGTACAAATGAAAATGGGTTTCCCTCTGAG GTGTTCAATcatttcttgtttggttttcctCCTCACTGGGAGGAATATGCTGAAAAGTGCTTTGAGGGAGGCTCTACCAGTGGGTTTGTTCCAAGAAGTAACCCTGGCGTTGTTTCAATAAGTATCCATGACCTAGACAAGTTAATGATGGACTCAGAAA AAGAAACAAACCAGTGCAAGAAGGCCATTAATGAAGCAAGACATGAAAACAGTGAAGATGTTGTGGAAATGAAGCGTAAAAATAATGAGCGGAGTTCTCCATTTGAAGCCTGTGAGAACCAAGATGAAGGGAATTTGAACAGAAGCTCATTGACTGCAAGTGCTCAATCTGGGAAAAAAATGTACATCTCGGAGGATATTCCCTGTCAATCAGAGGGCCAAGTATCAAAATGTCAGTCAAGGAAGTCAAACAGAAAATGGCAGGAAGGACAAAAGGCTGAAATTGGGttgaaaactaaaagaaaaagctTCATTTCCGTTCCAGTGGGTTTTGATCATGTAAACAACACTATAGGAAATATTAGCCATGAAATAGGAGGAGAAAGTATCTCGAATTTGTCTGATGTTGGACCTCAAGAGCATCATAATATAACAGTGGAAAAACTAGATGATGAGTGTTTAAAAGATGGTTCTCAGCAGAATTCTGAGTTCCCTCCTGCTTATACTAATGCAAAATGCAAACAAAACCATGAAAACATTATGATTCAAGCCAAAATACAGAGTAAGAACACAAATGAATCAGTCAGACCTTCCACTAGGCCTGGTCAGGCAAACCAAAAAATCAACCTGAAAACCCCAGTTGGGGAGAGAGCAAGCAGTTCTGGAAAGAAGACTAAGAGGAAATTAGATTACAATATACAG GTAACACATCCTAGCATCAAAGAGAGAACAGAAGTGTCAATTGTTTCTCCAGAATTATTGAGTTTGAAACGATCCAGATCAG GAAGACTACTTTTACCTTCCCTAGATTTCTGGCGCAACCAAAAGGCAGTTTATGATGCG gATCGGAGAATTACTGGAATTCAGGAAGTCCTGCATGTGGTAGAACCATCTAGAG GTTACATCATTGTGTCAGCATATGCCTCCAAAATGTAA
- the LOC117921204 gene encoding uncharacterized protein LOC117921204 isoform X1, whose translation MASDSDPSINSNDSSSYFQQTVCLQDWWLIKSKKGFEGKRLAVAGLSSKEQRAVRVFSSAPIIKRYDVFTLETADGITVIIKGFINKLRTNENGFPSEVFNHFLFGFPPHWEEYAEKCFEGGSTSGFVPRSNPGVVSISIHDLDKLMMDSEKETNQCKKAINEARHENSEDVVEMKRKNNERSSPFEACENQDEGNLNRSSLTASAQSGKKMYISEDIPCQSEGQVSKCQSRKSNRKWQEGQKAEIGLKTKRKSFISVPVGFDHVNNTIGNISHEIGGESISNLSDVGPQEHHNITVEKLDDECLKDGSQQNSEFPPAYTNAKCKQNHENIMIQAKIQSKNTNESVRPSTRPGQANQKINLKTPVGERASSSGKKTKRKLDYNIQVTHPSIKERTEVSIVSPELLSLKRSRSGRLLLPSLDFWRNQKAVYDADRRITGIQEVLHVVEPSRGSRSEPQGKQRPLK comes from the exons ATGGCTTCGGACTCTGATCCAAGCATCAACAGCAACGATTCATCATCTTATTTTCAACAAACA GTTTGTTTGCAAGATTGGTGGTTGATCAAGTCCAAGAAGGGCTTCGAAGGGAAACGACTAGCGGTTGCGGGGTTGTCCTCAAAGGA GCAACGAGCTGTGCGAGTGTTTTCATCTGCACCAATTATCAAGAGATATGATGTATTCACTCTTGAGACTGCTGATGGAATAACTGTCATTATCAAGGGCTTCATAAACAAGTTACGTACAAATGAAAATGGGTTTCCCTCTGAG GTGTTCAATcatttcttgtttggttttcctCCTCACTGGGAGGAATATGCTGAAAAGTGCTTTGAGGGAGGCTCTACCAGTGGGTTTGTTCCAAGAAGTAACCCTGGCGTTGTTTCAATAAGTATCCATGACCTAGACAAGTTAATGATGGACTCAGAAA AAGAAACAAACCAGTGCAAGAAGGCCATTAATGAAGCAAGACATGAAAACAGTGAAGATGTTGTGGAAATGAAGCGTAAAAATAATGAGCGGAGTTCTCCATTTGAAGCCTGTGAGAACCAAGATGAAGGGAATTTGAACAGAAGCTCATTGACTGCAAGTGCTCAATCTGGGAAAAAAATGTACATCTCGGAGGATATTCCCTGTCAATCAGAGGGCCAAGTATCAAAATGTCAGTCAAGGAAGTCAAACAGAAAATGGCAGGAAGGACAAAAGGCTGAAATTGGGttgaaaactaaaagaaaaagctTCATTTCCGTTCCAGTGGGTTTTGATCATGTAAACAACACTATAGGAAATATTAGCCATGAAATAGGAGGAGAAAGTATCTCGAATTTGTCTGATGTTGGACCTCAAGAGCATCATAATATAACAGTGGAAAAACTAGATGATGAGTGTTTAAAAGATGGTTCTCAGCAGAATTCTGAGTTCCCTCCTGCTTATACTAATGCAAAATGCAAACAAAACCATGAAAACATTATGATTCAAGCCAAAATACAGAGTAAGAACACAAATGAATCAGTCAGACCTTCCACTAGGCCTGGTCAGGCAAACCAAAAAATCAACCTGAAAACCCCAGTTGGGGAGAGAGCAAGCAGTTCTGGAAAGAAGACTAAGAGGAAATTAGATTACAATATACAG GTAACACATCCTAGCATCAAAGAGAGAACAGAAGTGTCAATTGTTTCTCCAGAATTATTGAGTTTGAAACGATCCAGATCAG GAAGACTACTTTTACCTTCCCTAGATTTCTGGCGCAACCAAAAGGCAGTTTATGATGCG gATCGGAGAATTACTGGAATTCAGGAAGTCCTGCATGTGGTAGAACCATCTAGAG GGAGTAGATCTGAGCCTCAGGGAAAGCAGAGGCCACTCAAATGA
- the LOC117921204 gene encoding uncharacterized protein LOC117921204 isoform X2, giving the protein MASDSDPSINSNDSSSYFQQTVCLQDWWLIKSKKGFEGKRLAVAGLSSKEQRAVRVFSSAPIIKRYDVFTLETADGITVIIKGFINKLRTNENGFPSEVFNHFLFGFPPHWEEYAEKCFEGGSTSGFVPRSNPGVVSISIHDLDKLMMDSEKTNQCKKAINEARHENSEDVVEMKRKNNERSSPFEACENQDEGNLNRSSLTASAQSGKKMYISEDIPCQSEGQVSKCQSRKSNRKWQEGQKAEIGLKTKRKSFISVPVGFDHVNNTIGNISHEIGGESISNLSDVGPQEHHNITVEKLDDECLKDGSQQNSEFPPAYTNAKCKQNHENIMIQAKIQSKNTNESVRPSTRPGQANQKINLKTPVGERASSSGKKTKRKLDYNIQVTHPSIKERTEVSIVSPELLSLKRSRSGRLLLPSLDFWRNQKAVYDADRRITGIQEVLHVVEPSRGSRSEPQGKQRPLK; this is encoded by the exons ATGGCTTCGGACTCTGATCCAAGCATCAACAGCAACGATTCATCATCTTATTTTCAACAAACA GTTTGTTTGCAAGATTGGTGGTTGATCAAGTCCAAGAAGGGCTTCGAAGGGAAACGACTAGCGGTTGCGGGGTTGTCCTCAAAGGA GCAACGAGCTGTGCGAGTGTTTTCATCTGCACCAATTATCAAGAGATATGATGTATTCACTCTTGAGACTGCTGATGGAATAACTGTCATTATCAAGGGCTTCATAAACAAGTTACGTACAAATGAAAATGGGTTTCCCTCTGAG GTGTTCAATcatttcttgtttggttttcctCCTCACTGGGAGGAATATGCTGAAAAGTGCTTTGAGGGAGGCTCTACCAGTGGGTTTGTTCCAAGAAGTAACCCTGGCGTTGTTTCAATAAGTATCCATGACCTAGACAAGTTAATGATGGACTCAGAAA AAACAAACCAGTGCAAGAAGGCCATTAATGAAGCAAGACATGAAAACAGTGAAGATGTTGTGGAAATGAAGCGTAAAAATAATGAGCGGAGTTCTCCATTTGAAGCCTGTGAGAACCAAGATGAAGGGAATTTGAACAGAAGCTCATTGACTGCAAGTGCTCAATCTGGGAAAAAAATGTACATCTCGGAGGATATTCCCTGTCAATCAGAGGGCCAAGTATCAAAATGTCAGTCAAGGAAGTCAAACAGAAAATGGCAGGAAGGACAAAAGGCTGAAATTGGGttgaaaactaaaagaaaaagctTCATTTCCGTTCCAGTGGGTTTTGATCATGTAAACAACACTATAGGAAATATTAGCCATGAAATAGGAGGAGAAAGTATCTCGAATTTGTCTGATGTTGGACCTCAAGAGCATCATAATATAACAGTGGAAAAACTAGATGATGAGTGTTTAAAAGATGGTTCTCAGCAGAATTCTGAGTTCCCTCCTGCTTATACTAATGCAAAATGCAAACAAAACCATGAAAACATTATGATTCAAGCCAAAATACAGAGTAAGAACACAAATGAATCAGTCAGACCTTCCACTAGGCCTGGTCAGGCAAACCAAAAAATCAACCTGAAAACCCCAGTTGGGGAGAGAGCAAGCAGTTCTGGAAAGAAGACTAAGAGGAAATTAGATTACAATATACAG GTAACACATCCTAGCATCAAAGAGAGAACAGAAGTGTCAATTGTTTCTCCAGAATTATTGAGTTTGAAACGATCCAGATCAG GAAGACTACTTTTACCTTCCCTAGATTTCTGGCGCAACCAAAAGGCAGTTTATGATGCG gATCGGAGAATTACTGGAATTCAGGAAGTCCTGCATGTGGTAGAACCATCTAGAG GGAGTAGATCTGAGCCTCAGGGAAAGCAGAGGCCACTCAAATGA
- the LOC117921204 gene encoding uncharacterized protein LOC117921204 isoform X6: MKMGFPLRQVFNHFLFGFPPHWEEYAEKCFEGGSTSGFVPRSNPGVVSISIHDLDKLMMDSEKETNQCKKAINEARHENSEDVVEMKRKNNERSSPFEACENQDEGNLNRSSLTASAQSGKKMYISEDIPCQSEGQVSKCQSRKSNRKWQEGQKAEIGLKTKRKSFISVPVGFDHVNNTIGNISHEIGGESISNLSDVGPQEHHNITVEKLDDECLKDGSQQNSEFPPAYTNAKCKQNHENIMIQAKIQSKNTNESVRPSTRPGQANQKINLKTPVGERASSSGKKTKRKLDYNIQVTHPSIKERTEVSIVSPELLSLKRSRSGRLLLPSLDFWRNQKAVYDADRRITGIQEVLHVVEPSRGSRSEPQGKQRPLK, from the exons ATGAAAATGGGTTTCCCTCTGAG ACAGGTGTTCAATcatttcttgtttggttttcctCCTCACTGGGAGGAATATGCTGAAAAGTGCTTTGAGGGAGGCTCTACCAGTGGGTTTGTTCCAAGAAGTAACCCTGGCGTTGTTTCAATAAGTATCCATGACCTAGACAAGTTAATGATGGACTCAGAAA AAGAAACAAACCAGTGCAAGAAGGCCATTAATGAAGCAAGACATGAAAACAGTGAAGATGTTGTGGAAATGAAGCGTAAAAATAATGAGCGGAGTTCTCCATTTGAAGCCTGTGAGAACCAAGATGAAGGGAATTTGAACAGAAGCTCATTGACTGCAAGTGCTCAATCTGGGAAAAAAATGTACATCTCGGAGGATATTCCCTGTCAATCAGAGGGCCAAGTATCAAAATGTCAGTCAAGGAAGTCAAACAGAAAATGGCAGGAAGGACAAAAGGCTGAAATTGGGttgaaaactaaaagaaaaagctTCATTTCCGTTCCAGTGGGTTTTGATCATGTAAACAACACTATAGGAAATATTAGCCATGAAATAGGAGGAGAAAGTATCTCGAATTTGTCTGATGTTGGACCTCAAGAGCATCATAATATAACAGTGGAAAAACTAGATGATGAGTGTTTAAAAGATGGTTCTCAGCAGAATTCTGAGTTCCCTCCTGCTTATACTAATGCAAAATGCAAACAAAACCATGAAAACATTATGATTCAAGCCAAAATACAGAGTAAGAACACAAATGAATCAGTCAGACCTTCCACTAGGCCTGGTCAGGCAAACCAAAAAATCAACCTGAAAACCCCAGTTGGGGAGAGAGCAAGCAGTTCTGGAAAGAAGACTAAGAGGAAATTAGATTACAATATACAG GTAACACATCCTAGCATCAAAGAGAGAACAGAAGTGTCAATTGTTTCTCCAGAATTATTGAGTTTGAAACGATCCAGATCAG GAAGACTACTTTTACCTTCCCTAGATTTCTGGCGCAACCAAAAGGCAGTTTATGATGCG gATCGGAGAATTACTGGAATTCAGGAAGTCCTGCATGTGGTAGAACCATCTAGAG GGAGTAGATCTGAGCCTCAGGGAAAGCAGAGGCCACTCAAATGA
- the LOC117921204 gene encoding uncharacterized protein LOC117921204 isoform X4, translated as MASDSDPSINSNDSSSYFQQTVCLQDWWLIKSKKGFEGKRLAVAGLSSKEQRAVRVFSSAPIIKRYDVFTLETADGITVIIKGFINKLRTNENGFPSEVFNHFLFGFPPHWEEYAEKCFEGGSTSGFVPRSNPGVVSISIHDLDKLMMDSEKETNQCKKAINEARHENSEDVVEMKRKNNERSSPFEACENQDEGNLNRSSLTASAQSGKKMYISEDIPCQSEGQVSKCQSRKSNRKWQEGQKAEIGLKTKRKSFISVPVGFDHVNNTIGNISHEIGGESISNLSDVGPQEHHNITVEKLDDECLKDGSQQNSEFPPAYTNAKCKQNHENIMIQAKIQSKNTNESVRPSTRPGQANQKINLKTPVGERASSSGKKTKRKLDYNIQVTHPSIKERTEVSIVSPELLSLKRSRSGRLLLPSLDFWRNQKAVYDADRRITGIQEVLHVVEPSRANRPLHLVGRE; from the exons ATGGCTTCGGACTCTGATCCAAGCATCAACAGCAACGATTCATCATCTTATTTTCAACAAACA GTTTGTTTGCAAGATTGGTGGTTGATCAAGTCCAAGAAGGGCTTCGAAGGGAAACGACTAGCGGTTGCGGGGTTGTCCTCAAAGGA GCAACGAGCTGTGCGAGTGTTTTCATCTGCACCAATTATCAAGAGATATGATGTATTCACTCTTGAGACTGCTGATGGAATAACTGTCATTATCAAGGGCTTCATAAACAAGTTACGTACAAATGAAAATGGGTTTCCCTCTGAG GTGTTCAATcatttcttgtttggttttcctCCTCACTGGGAGGAATATGCTGAAAAGTGCTTTGAGGGAGGCTCTACCAGTGGGTTTGTTCCAAGAAGTAACCCTGGCGTTGTTTCAATAAGTATCCATGACCTAGACAAGTTAATGATGGACTCAGAAA AAGAAACAAACCAGTGCAAGAAGGCCATTAATGAAGCAAGACATGAAAACAGTGAAGATGTTGTGGAAATGAAGCGTAAAAATAATGAGCGGAGTTCTCCATTTGAAGCCTGTGAGAACCAAGATGAAGGGAATTTGAACAGAAGCTCATTGACTGCAAGTGCTCAATCTGGGAAAAAAATGTACATCTCGGAGGATATTCCCTGTCAATCAGAGGGCCAAGTATCAAAATGTCAGTCAAGGAAGTCAAACAGAAAATGGCAGGAAGGACAAAAGGCTGAAATTGGGttgaaaactaaaagaaaaagctTCATTTCCGTTCCAGTGGGTTTTGATCATGTAAACAACACTATAGGAAATATTAGCCATGAAATAGGAGGAGAAAGTATCTCGAATTTGTCTGATGTTGGACCTCAAGAGCATCATAATATAACAGTGGAAAAACTAGATGATGAGTGTTTAAAAGATGGTTCTCAGCAGAATTCTGAGTTCCCTCCTGCTTATACTAATGCAAAATGCAAACAAAACCATGAAAACATTATGATTCAAGCCAAAATACAGAGTAAGAACACAAATGAATCAGTCAGACCTTCCACTAGGCCTGGTCAGGCAAACCAAAAAATCAACCTGAAAACCCCAGTTGGGGAGAGAGCAAGCAGTTCTGGAAAGAAGACTAAGAGGAAATTAGATTACAATATACAG GTAACACATCCTAGCATCAAAGAGAGAACAGAAGTGTCAATTGTTTCTCCAGAATTATTGAGTTTGAAACGATCCAGATCAG GAAGACTACTTTTACCTTCCCTAGATTTCTGGCGCAACCAAAAGGCAGTTTATGATGCG gATCGGAGAATTACTGGAATTCAGGAAGTCCTGCATGTGGTAGAACCATCTAGAG CTAATAGGCCTCTTCACCTTGTTGGTAGGGAGTAG
- the LOC117921204 gene encoding uncharacterized protein LOC117921204 isoform X5: protein MASDSDPSINSNDSSSYFQQTVCLQDWWLIKSKKGFEGKRLAVAGLSSKEQRAVRVFSSAPIIKRYDVFTLETADGITVIIKGFINKLRTNENGFPSEVFNHFLFGFPPHWEEYAEKCFEGGSTSGFVPRSNPGVVSISIHDLDKLMMDSEKETNQCKKAINEARHENSEDVVEMKRKNNERSSPFEACENQDEGNLNRSSLTASAQSGKKMYISEDIPCQSEGQVSKCQSRKSNRKWQEGQKAEIGLKTKRKSFISVPVGFDHVNNTIGNISHEIGGESISNLSDVGPQEHHNITVEKLDDECLKDGSQQNSEFPPAYTNAKCKQNHENIMIQAKIQSKNTNESVRPSTRPGQANQKINLKTPVGERASSSGKKTKRKLDYNIQVTHPSIKERTEVSIVSPELLSLKRSRSGRLLLPSLDFWRNQKAVYDAVRDIFLPHTWIGELLEFRKSCMW, encoded by the exons ATGGCTTCGGACTCTGATCCAAGCATCAACAGCAACGATTCATCATCTTATTTTCAACAAACA GTTTGTTTGCAAGATTGGTGGTTGATCAAGTCCAAGAAGGGCTTCGAAGGGAAACGACTAGCGGTTGCGGGGTTGTCCTCAAAGGA GCAACGAGCTGTGCGAGTGTTTTCATCTGCACCAATTATCAAGAGATATGATGTATTCACTCTTGAGACTGCTGATGGAATAACTGTCATTATCAAGGGCTTCATAAACAAGTTACGTACAAATGAAAATGGGTTTCCCTCTGAG GTGTTCAATcatttcttgtttggttttcctCCTCACTGGGAGGAATATGCTGAAAAGTGCTTTGAGGGAGGCTCTACCAGTGGGTTTGTTCCAAGAAGTAACCCTGGCGTTGTTTCAATAAGTATCCATGACCTAGACAAGTTAATGATGGACTCAGAAA AAGAAACAAACCAGTGCAAGAAGGCCATTAATGAAGCAAGACATGAAAACAGTGAAGATGTTGTGGAAATGAAGCGTAAAAATAATGAGCGGAGTTCTCCATTTGAAGCCTGTGAGAACCAAGATGAAGGGAATTTGAACAGAAGCTCATTGACTGCAAGTGCTCAATCTGGGAAAAAAATGTACATCTCGGAGGATATTCCCTGTCAATCAGAGGGCCAAGTATCAAAATGTCAGTCAAGGAAGTCAAACAGAAAATGGCAGGAAGGACAAAAGGCTGAAATTGGGttgaaaactaaaagaaaaagctTCATTTCCGTTCCAGTGGGTTTTGATCATGTAAACAACACTATAGGAAATATTAGCCATGAAATAGGAGGAGAAAGTATCTCGAATTTGTCTGATGTTGGACCTCAAGAGCATCATAATATAACAGTGGAAAAACTAGATGATGAGTGTTTAAAAGATGGTTCTCAGCAGAATTCTGAGTTCCCTCCTGCTTATACTAATGCAAAATGCAAACAAAACCATGAAAACATTATGATTCAAGCCAAAATACAGAGTAAGAACACAAATGAATCAGTCAGACCTTCCACTAGGCCTGGTCAGGCAAACCAAAAAATCAACCTGAAAACCCCAGTTGGGGAGAGAGCAAGCAGTTCTGGAAAGAAGACTAAGAGGAAATTAGATTACAATATACAG GTAACACATCCTAGCATCAAAGAGAGAACAGAAGTGTCAATTGTTTCTCCAGAATTATTGAGTTTGAAACGATCCAGATCAG GAAGACTACTTTTACCTTCCCTAGATTTCTGGCGCAACCAAAAGGCAGTTTATGATGCGGTTCGTGATATCTTCCTGCCTCATACATG gATCGGAGAATTACTGGAATTCAGGAAGTCCTGCATGTGGTAG